A part of Aquibium oceanicum genomic DNA contains:
- a CDS encoding TRAP transporter large permease: MSEFIGLFMFPALLVLIAIGIPIAFSMFIVALLFGLMRFGDAAMSLFVTKTIDVSSNYVLGAIPLFIFMGAILQGSGVADRLFQAIYMWTRRLPGSLALAAMLMCTVFGAVTGIAGAVETLVGLLALPPMLKHGYDKSLISGTICAGGSLGTAIPPSITVIVLAPIANVSVGDLFAGIMLPGLLMAGLFTAYILIVSWLRPDFAPATPLEGEQPSFLEKIKVTFVALVPTVALIVTVLGTILAGVATPTEAAACGAFGALVLSALNRKLSFGMVVGALYQTLSITAMIMLIVLAGNIFAAVFYASGGMTEVKTILTDYDIAGWQAIAFVMVLAFLGGFMLDLISIVLILIPIAMPLVVSYGVNEVWFCVLFLIVLQTSYLSPPMAPSIFYLRAIAPTDLRLADMYRGVVPFIVLQVVTFLIVFIFPEVALWLPRMFYGN; this comes from the coding sequence ATGAGCGAGTTCATCGGACTTTTCATGTTTCCGGCGCTGCTCGTGCTGATCGCGATCGGGATTCCGATCGCCTTCTCGATGTTCATCGTCGCACTCCTCTTCGGCCTGATGCGCTTTGGCGATGCGGCAATGTCGCTCTTCGTGACGAAGACGATAGACGTGTCCTCGAACTACGTGCTGGGTGCCATTCCGCTCTTCATCTTCATGGGAGCGATCCTGCAGGGGTCTGGCGTCGCGGATCGCCTGTTCCAGGCAATCTACATGTGGACGCGGCGATTGCCGGGTTCGCTCGCACTCGCCGCGATGCTGATGTGCACGGTCTTCGGGGCGGTGACGGGCATAGCGGGTGCTGTGGAGACGCTCGTGGGGCTTCTCGCATTGCCGCCCATGCTGAAGCACGGCTACGACAAGTCGCTGATCTCCGGGACGATCTGCGCCGGCGGCTCGCTCGGGACGGCGATACCGCCTTCCATCACCGTGATCGTTCTCGCCCCGATCGCCAACGTCTCGGTCGGCGACCTGTTCGCGGGCATCATGTTGCCCGGGCTCCTGATGGCTGGCCTGTTCACGGCATACATCCTGATCGTATCCTGGCTGCGTCCGGATTTTGCTCCTGCGACCCCGCTCGAGGGGGAACAGCCGTCTTTCCTCGAGAAGATCAAGGTGACGTTCGTTGCCCTGGTGCCGACGGTCGCCTTGATCGTCACCGTTCTCGGGACGATTCTCGCCGGTGTGGCGACACCCACCGAGGCCGCGGCCTGCGGCGCTTTCGGAGCGCTGGTGCTCTCGGCCCTCAACCGCAAGCTCAGCTTCGGGATGGTCGTCGGCGCGCTTTACCAGACCCTCTCCATCACGGCGATGATCATGCTGATCGTCCTGGCCGGAAACATCTTCGCCGCCGTGTTCTACGCATCGGGCGGCATGACCGAGGTGAAGACCATCCTCACCGACTACGACATCGCCGGCTGGCAGGCCATCGCCTTTGTCATGGTGCTCGCTTTCCTCGGCGGCTTCATGCTCGACCTGATCTCGATCGTGCTGATCCTGATCCCGATCGCGATGCCGCTGGTGGTCAGCTACGGGGTCAACGAGGTGTGGTTCTGCGTGCTCTTCCTGATCGTCCTGCAGACGAGCTATCTCAGCCCGCCGATGGCCCCTTCCATCTTCTACCTGCGGGCAATCGCCCCGACCGACCTGCGCCTGGCGGACATGTACCGGGGCGTCGTTCCCTTCATCGTCCTGCAGGTCGTGACCTTCCTCATCGTCTTCATCTTCCCGGAAGTCGCGTTGTGGCTGCCCCGGATGTTTTACGGAAACTGA
- a CDS encoding TRAP transporter small permease subunit: MLDIVDRITGGAALLGICGVPPLIAIMVFEVFSRYVLNSPTIWVFEMSWMLMGFIFIMGVPYAMKRREHVSVDLIYGALSLRKRALVDAIGFALLLPCIAWLAYKMALFALSGFVSGEVSGVSAWNPVLWPFRTALAVGLTVFALQLLAELIRSLRTALVGAGPVSSK, translated from the coding sequence GTGCTTGACATTGTCGACCGGATTACAGGCGGTGCGGCGTTGCTCGGCATCTGCGGCGTGCCGCCGTTGATCGCCATCATGGTGTTCGAGGTGTTCAGCCGCTACGTCCTCAACTCTCCCACGATCTGGGTCTTCGAAATGAGCTGGATGCTCATGGGGTTCATCTTCATCATGGGCGTGCCCTACGCCATGAAGCGCCGCGAACACGTTTCCGTCGACCTGATCTACGGGGCATTGTCACTGCGCAAACGTGCACTTGTCGACGCGATCGGCTTCGCTCTGCTGCTTCCCTGCATCGCCTGGCTCGCTTACAAGATGGCACTGTTCGCCCTATCGGGATTCGTCAGCGGCGAGGTCTCCGGCGTCAGCGCGTGGAACCCCGTGCTGTGGCCCTTTCGCACCGCTCTTGCGGTCGGCCTGACGGTCTTTGCGCTGCAACTCCTCGCGGAGCTGATCCGCTCGCTCAGAACGGCGCTCGTCGGAGCGGGTCCGGTGTCGTCCAAATGA